The proteins below come from a single Oncorhynchus tshawytscha isolate Ot180627B linkage group LG22, Otsh_v2.0, whole genome shotgun sequence genomic window:
- the LOC112221884 gene encoding pancreatic progenitor cell differentiation and proliferation factor, which translates to MASIPSTGSLIATHDYYRRRIGSTSSNSSCGSSEYAGEVIPHPPGLQRQDSGHWWSSFFFPNKQNQPGSMIGSEQKSGTYTVTNGQVACIAREMVLKKQLSRQLSESSNSGKVEQGNPPPS; encoded by the exons ATGGCATCAATTCCGTCCACTGGCTCTCTCATCGCCACCCATGATTACTATAGAAGGCGCATAGGCTCCACTTCTAGCAACAGCTCCTGTGGCAGTTCTGAGTACGCTGGCGAAGTCATTCCACACCCCCCAG GTCTGCAGAGACAGGACTCTGGTCACTGGTGGTCTTCTTTCTTCTTCCCAAACAAACAGAACCAGCCTGGCAGCATGATTGGATCTGAACAGAA GAGTGGAACGTACACAGTGACCAACGGGCAGGTGGCGTGTATCGCCAGGGAGATGGTGTTGAAGAAGCAACTCAGTAGGCAACTCAGTGAAAGCAGTAACTCTGGGAAGGTGGAACAAGGGAACCCACCACCCTCCTAA